Genomic DNA from Deltaproteobacteria bacterium HGW-Deltaproteobacteria-2:
CTATAATCATGTCAAAACGTTCACGGATGCTTTCGATAGACTCCGTACGGCGGATATATTCATCTACGTTTTCATCGCCGAGCCAGGCAATCATCTGGGCGAGCATGTTTTCTTTGGAGGGGAAATAATGGTAGAGCGATCCCGTAGAGACGCCGTTCTCGGCGGCAATTTCTTTCATGTTGATGTTGTGATATCCCCTGCGGGTGAATAGACGTAAACTGTTTTTCAATAACTCTTGACGATATTCATCATGGTTGACGATTTTTGGCATGGTCAAGTCCCTCCTTGTTTTATATCGAATAGGCGTTATAAAAAAAACATATAGACAAATTTTTGTCAAGAAATATTTTATCTTTTTTAAAAGATTTTTTATGAACAGTAATAAAAAATATCGTTGCCCTCGTGTAAGGATACGATTTCCAACTTAGTTGTACGAAACTTTAAAATTTTATCCGGCTTGAAACCATAATCGTTTAAGCCGGTGACTGCCGGTCACATAATTATTTTCTTGATTTTGAGTTCAAAAAAAGAAAGAACAACGTATTCAATTTATTGTTACTATGTGCAATAAGACGTGCAACGGCTTAATTGGCAAAGAAAAAAATATATGTTATGAATCTTTTGAAGAATATGTTTCCCGGTGATTACGAAACATTTAATAATAGAGGTCTTTCGAGAAATAATGACTACACCAATCATATCTATTGTCGGTAAATCCAATTCCGGCAAAACAACATTAATAGAAAAACTGATTCCGGAACTGGTTAAAAGAGGATATCAGGTGGCTACAATCAAGCATAATGTTCACGGGTTTGACATAGATCATGAAGGAAAAGACAGCTGGCGTCATAAAAAAGCCGGTGCCCATACAACGGTGATTTCCTCCGCTCAACGGGCAGCTTTAATTGAAGACCTGGATCATGATCATTCGCTTGCCGAAATCAGAGATAAATATATCAAAGGCGCGGACATAATTCTTTCCGAAGGTTACAAAGGCAATCCTTTCCCCAAAATTGAAATATTCCGTTCTGAACTAAAACGTGATTTGTTATGTAAAAAAGAAGATAATTTATTGGCCATTGCTTCAGATATAATTATGGATACCGGTGTTCCTTGTTTCAATATCAATGACACCAAAGGCATTGTTGATTTAATTGAAAGTAAATTTTTAAAATAGTTATCCACTAAGGGGCCTATTGATAGTAGGTCGGATGGGTAGCATATATCGATTGCGATAGAATAAGGATAAAAAATGTTTTATTTATGGAATAGTAGAAAGTTTAGAATATTTCTATTTGTTTTTCTGGTTTTTACGCTGGCTGCTTGCGCTACTGTGCCGCCACCTGTCCCTCCCAAGCCGGCCCAAATTGCGGTTGTCCTGGGCGGTGGTGGGTCCAAGGGTTTCGCGCATATCGGCGTGCTGAAGGTGCTGGAAGCTCAGAAGATTCCTATACATATGATTGTAGGTACGAGCGCCGGCAGTCTGGTCGGCAGTTTATATGCCTCGGGCAAGACCGCCTTCGAACTGCAGGGAATTGCCATGAAGATGGAGGCGGACAACGTGATCGATT
This window encodes:
- the mobB gene encoding molybdopterin-guanine dinucleotide biosynthesis protein B — encoded protein: MTTPIISIVGKSNSGKTTLIEKLIPELVKRGYQVATIKHNVHGFDIDHEGKDSWRHKKAGAHTTVISSAQRAALIEDLDHDHSLAEIRDKYIKGADIILSEGYKGNPFPKIEIFRSELKRDLLCKKEDNLLAIASDIIMDTGVPCFNINDTKGIVDLIESKFLK